AGACAAAATGATGAGTACAGTCGAAAAGGATATTTTAGTTCGaagttttcttctttcaaatttaaaaaaggacTCTAATAATAGTAacacttttaaatttcGGGTTCCAATCGAATTAATTTCCAAATccttaaaaacaattgaaggTTTTCCAGCAAGCTTAAATGACCTTGTTTACGATTCTCCCACGCTGGTCATAAGAGCCCTTAAAGCTCCTTTTATACCTGACAGTGCTTTGCcagtatttaaaaagttctTTCCCAAATATGAACTTGTGTCACTTGATTGTGGACATTGGgttcattttgaaaaacctAAAGAGTTTTCGGAGAGCAtcataaactttttaaataattaataacaACCTACACTGTATTGTAAACTTTCCCTTTGTATGAGATAACTAACATTGAGTTCAGCAGTAAATTATAAAGATATCAACAACTGTTTTGAAGGATACCACCTAGCTCAAATAGCACACAGATGGGTgaattaaaagataaatacaGTACAATGGATGATACTACTGTATAATAACTACGAGTAAAAATCTGCTTATGACCTTCTTTAATGTTTAATCAGATTCACTGATTGTCCTTTCTGTTAATTCGCACATTTAATATCTATGCCTTCACGATCGAACGATAATCGTTGCATATTTACAGCCACATAACATTTACAATCAATTAGAATGTAGACTCTTTTTCATTAGCTACTCTAAAGCTTTATAATGTACCCGATTGCAAAAGGAAGAAGGAGACGACGATGGCAGCAAGGACATTTAAACAGATTCCAAGGGAGCAACGTCCTTGACAACCTTTGTGCCAACATCTTGACTCTCACCATGTAACTCGAGGAGCTTTTGAGCATCATGCTTAGGGGCCTTGAGGATCTTGACCTTACGGACAAGAACATTTTGGAGAGGGAAAATACTGCCAGTAgctctttcaatttcacgGCCAATGACCTCAGGAATGAGCTTTTGAACGAGTTCCCTCATGGAGCAAGAAGAAGTTTGGTTTTGGATAACTTGGAACATCTTCTGGCGGATGGCACGGATTTGAGAAGATTGAGCATAAGTAGTCTTCTTAACTTGGTTAGCACGACGACGTGTGAAGCCAATGACAAAGACACGGCAAAGATAACCATCAGTAGTCTTGATAGTTTGATCAGCCTCGATGGTTGTTTGCCATTTGCGGACAAGAGAGCGCAACTTGTCAGAAGTGATGCTTAAACCATTGAAGCTGGTAAGGCAAGACTTGCCTTGGATATCTTCGACACGAAGCTTAACCTTGCGGAATGCGTGCTCCTCATCCTTTTGCAAGTCAGCAAGGGAAACCTCCAAGATACGTCCCTTGAGGGAGTCATTGGCATTCTTTAGACCGGCTGTGCGGTTGACAAGAGTCTTTCCAACGTTCTTAACTTCGAAGAAGGCGGGAGCTTTAATGTCGTACCATTCCTTACGGGAAAAGGGGTCAACGACACGCTTCTTAATTCCCTTCTTGCCTTTGGAGAGTCTCTTGTTTTTTCCAACTGCCATTGTGGAGAAGTTTGGTTTCGTAAAAATTAGTTGTTCTCAAAGTGCTATTTGTGACTGTCCTTTTTTGAGGGTAGGGTAATAGTCTTATGATGTTTTGAACTGCgttataataaataacgTAATATATATTGTTCAGGGTAATAATTTACATTTATAGAATAGAATACGATGTGCCATTTGGAGCATTTAACAGTGTTAGTTAATACTTAATGTGGAGATGATAGTAGCCATTGAACGGTCATTAAGAAGTCTTTAAGCTATCATctcgattttttattcttccATTTGCTTGTTTACACACAATTGTTTATCATAGCTACTCTTCAAACCCTCTCGTAAAATGATGGactttaattaatatttaaatgaaaatttgaaaggaTGTAAGAATTATCGAATGAATGAGAATCATtgtctttcaaaaaacagACGAAAGGCTTTTTTTGATaggttaaaaaaatatccaATACTTAAAGATGGTAATTATACTAAGAGTAGAACCATTTTCCGAAAGCATAAtacataaaattaattgagcataaaaaaatgtaaactAGCATAATCTTTTCAACAATGAACGTtaagaaatttaaacatAGGTCATTATATTTGTAGTTCTATACGGATAAAGACGAAGAATTTCGTCTTCCCGCCATAGTATCAGAATCTGCAGGAGCAAGCAAAGGCTCCCGTTCCCCTTGATTCATAAATCTGTTAcggaaaaatttaaaataaattttataacaAAGTACACAAATTCCAACAGACAGTAATAGTCCCGAAATAGAAATGAAAGTTATTCTCCAACGATTTTGCCTCTTAGTCGGAATCGCGTTTTGCACAAAGTATACATTGCCAAGTTCTGAATATCCGTAATCCTGAATGCTTATCCAAGGACTACTATCCACAGATAA
This portion of the Schizosaccharomyces pombe strain 972h- genome assembly, chromosome: I genome encodes:
- the rps102 gene encoding 40S ribosomal protein eS1, which codes for MAVGKNKRLSKGKKGIKKRVVDPFSRKEWYDIKAPAFFEVKNVGKTLVNRTAGLKNANDSLKGRILEVSLADLQKDEEHAFRKVKLRVEDIQGKSCLTSFNGLSITSDKLRSLVRKWQTTIEADQTIKTTDGYLCRVFVIGFTRRRANQVKKTTYAQSSQIRAIRQKMFQVIQNQTSSCSMRELVQKLIPEVIGREIERATGSIFPLQNVLVRKVKILKAPKHDAQKLLELHGESQDVGTKVVKDVAPLESV